The proteins below are encoded in one region of Nitrospira sp.:
- a CDS encoding ring-cleaving dioxygenase, protein MGFFLTRRMTQAPLHRGFRHVALRVTDLAKSRRFYETLFGMRVVWEPDVENVYFSSGVDNLALHQIAQSELAEFRPARGQFLDHLGVIMKSPEDVDRLFAVVQANGDSISATIVKPPTQHRDGSYSCYVADPDGNVIQVLYEPNISPLKLGDER, encoded by the coding sequence GTGGGATTCTTTCTCACGAGACGTATGACACAGGCGCCGCTTCACAGAGGATTTCGGCACGTGGCGTTGCGCGTGACCGATCTGGCCAAGTCGAGACGTTTTTATGAAACGCTCTTCGGCATGCGGGTCGTCTGGGAGCCGGATGTCGAGAACGTCTATTTCAGCTCCGGTGTGGACAACTTGGCGCTCCATCAGATAGCCCAATCCGAACTAGCCGAGTTTCGGCCGGCTCGCGGACAGTTCCTGGATCATCTTGGAGTCATCATGAAGAGTCCGGAGGATGTCGATCGGCTCTTTGCGGTCGTCCAAGCCAATGGGGACTCGATCAGCGCCACAATCGTCAAACCGCCGACGCAACATCGTGACGGAAGCTATTCCTGTTACGTGGCCGATCCGGACGGAAATGTGATTCAAGTGCTGTACGAACCGAACATCAGCCCTTTGAAACTTGGGGATGAACGGTAA
- a CDS encoding polyisoprenoid-binding protein, which produces MTACGLTSLCGRGLVALVWFGATVASAETARYLVDQEHSIIEFQVKHMVISKTTGRFMDYSGFVDLDADAKEVKAIEATIKAASLNTNHQKRDAHLRTADFFDVERYPTVIYRLKRVKKTGDEFTAWGELTLHGVTKEITLVGSFNGSTKDPWGNVRAGFTGRGQLNRKDFGMNWSKTLDNGGLIVGDEVDIRLEVEAIKAKPEK; this is translated from the coding sequence ATGACGGCATGTGGGCTTACATCCCTGTGTGGACGGGGGCTCGTGGCGTTGGTGTGGTTCGGGGCGACCGTTGCGTCCGCCGAAACCGCTCGGTATCTGGTGGATCAGGAACATTCGATCATCGAATTTCAAGTCAAGCACATGGTGATCTCCAAGACCACAGGCCGGTTTATGGATTACAGCGGTTTCGTAGATTTGGATGCCGACGCCAAGGAAGTGAAAGCCATTGAAGCGACCATCAAAGCCGCGTCGCTGAATACGAACCATCAGAAGCGTGATGCGCACCTCAGGACGGCGGACTTTTTCGACGTCGAACGGTACCCCACGGTTATCTATAGGCTGAAACGCGTGAAGAAGACCGGTGACGAATTTACCGCCTGGGGAGAGTTAACCTTGCACGGTGTGACCAAGGAAATCACCCTGGTGGGCTCGTTCAACGGTTCGACCAAGGATCCCTGGGGGAACGTACGTGCAGGCTTCACCGGACGTGGTCAGCTCAACCGCAAAGACTTCGGCATGAATTGGAGCAAGACACTCGATAACGGCGGACTGATTGTGGGCGACGAAGTCGACATTCGCCTGGAAGTCGAAGCCATCAAGGCCAAGCCGGAAAAGTAG
- the kbl gene encoding 2-amino-3-ketobutyrate coenzyme A ligase: MAYSSLKKSIEARLAEIRAAGLYKYERKITSPQGPEIRVAHGQSQREVLNFCANNYLGLANHPDVVEAAKTGLDQYGYGMASVRFICGTQDLHARLEQALSAFLGTADTILYSSCFDANGGLFETLLDERDTVISDALNHASLIDGIRLCKATRLRYTHSDMKDLEEKLRESASSRLRLIVTDGVFSMDGDLARLDRIVDLADRYDAAVAVDDSHATGVLGAGGRGTPEHFGVAHRVDIVTSTLGKALGGAAGGFTTGHAEIVEVLRQRSRPYLFSNALPPVVVSAALQAVKLVAQGDTLRARLHEHAAFFRKALTQLGFTLVPGAHPIVPVMLGDAGLAARMADRLLQEGIYVVGFSYPVVPKGQARIRVQLSAAHTRPQLEQAVNAFAQVGRELGVIR, from the coding sequence ATGGCCTACTCCAGCCTGAAAAAATCGATCGAAGCCCGCCTGGCGGAGATCCGTGCGGCGGGGCTCTACAAATACGAGCGCAAGATCACCAGCCCCCAAGGGCCTGAAATTCGCGTGGCCCATGGACAGAGTCAGCGCGAGGTGCTCAACTTTTGTGCCAACAACTATTTGGGCCTCGCCAACCATCCCGACGTGGTGGAAGCCGCCAAGACCGGGCTCGACCAGTACGGCTACGGCATGGCGTCGGTGCGCTTCATCTGCGGTACTCAGGATTTGCACGCACGGCTGGAGCAGGCACTGAGCGCCTTTCTTGGTACCGCCGATACGATCCTCTACAGTTCCTGCTTCGACGCCAACGGCGGGCTCTTCGAAACCCTACTGGATGAGAGGGACACCGTCATTAGCGACGCGTTGAATCATGCGAGCCTGATCGACGGCATACGCCTCTGCAAAGCCACGCGTCTACGCTATACCCACTCGGATATGAAGGACTTGGAAGAGAAACTGCGCGAGTCGGCTTCCAGCCGTCTCCGTCTCATCGTCACGGACGGCGTGTTTTCAATGGATGGCGACCTGGCCCGGCTCGACCGAATCGTCGACTTGGCGGACCGCTACGATGCCGCCGTCGCGGTCGACGATAGCCATGCGACCGGCGTCTTGGGGGCGGGCGGTCGCGGCACCCCTGAACATTTTGGCGTCGCACACCGCGTCGATATCGTGACCAGCACGCTCGGTAAAGCGCTGGGCGGAGCCGCCGGGGGATTCACAACCGGGCACGCTGAGATCGTCGAGGTTCTGCGTCAACGCTCTCGGCCTTACTTGTTTTCAAACGCCTTGCCGCCGGTCGTCGTCTCGGCCGCGTTACAGGCCGTGAAATTGGTGGCGCAAGGTGACACCCTACGAGCCCGGCTACACGAACACGCGGCGTTCTTTCGGAAAGCCCTCACACAACTCGGATTTACGCTCGTTCCCGGCGCACATCCGATTGTTCCCGTCATGCTCGGCGACGCCGGACTCGCTGCACGAATGGCGGATCGACTGTTGCAGGAGGGCATTTACGTCGTGGGCTTCAGTTATCCCGTCGTCCCAAAGGGACAAGCCAGGATCCGGGTGCAGCTTTCGGCTGCGCACACTCGCCCTCAGTTGGAGCAGGCCGTCAACGCCTTTGCGCAGGTGGGACGGGAGTTGGGTGTGATTCGGTAG
- a CDS encoding L-threonine 3-dehydrogenase, with amino-acid sequence MKATSICGTDAHIYNWDSWSQSRIHIPRIIGHEVCGEVVEMGRRVTLVAVGDFIAAESHLTCGECFQCRTGLAHVCKHYRILGVDLDGTYAEYVALPEDILWKTDPGLPPHLACLQEPLGNAVDAALAEDLTGHTVLITGCGPTGLFAAAVARTAGAATIIASDVSDYRLSLAKQLGADHVINARSESTDQFNAIVNDITKGEGVDASLEMSGHAAAVHQAFHSVKNGGRVTLFGIPNEPVTFDLANEVIFKGIRVYGITGRKLFSTWYRIAGLFKAGLDIRPVVTHTFPLAEFEQGFALVNSGKCGKVVLFP; translated from the coding sequence GTGAAAGCCACCTCCATTTGTGGGACGGACGCCCACATTTATAACTGGGATTCGTGGTCACAGAGCCGCATACACATCCCACGTATCATCGGACACGAGGTCTGCGGGGAAGTCGTGGAAATGGGTCGCAGGGTCACGCTCGTCGCCGTCGGAGATTTCATTGCCGCGGAGTCTCACCTGACCTGCGGGGAGTGTTTTCAGTGCCGGACCGGGCTGGCCCATGTCTGCAAGCATTACCGAATCTTGGGGGTGGATCTGGACGGCACCTATGCCGAATACGTGGCGCTGCCCGAGGACATTCTGTGGAAAACCGATCCCGGCCTGCCACCTCATCTTGCGTGCCTGCAAGAGCCGCTCGGCAACGCCGTGGATGCCGCCTTGGCCGAGGACCTGACCGGCCACACCGTCCTCATCACCGGGTGCGGACCGACCGGGCTCTTTGCGGCCGCCGTGGCCCGAACAGCCGGGGCCGCTACAATTATCGCCTCCGACGTGAGCGACTACCGGCTGAGTTTGGCAAAGCAACTCGGTGCCGATCACGTCATCAATGCCCGTTCGGAGAGCACGGATCAGTTCAATGCCATCGTGAACGACATTACCAAAGGCGAAGGCGTGGACGCCTCACTCGAGATGTCGGGGCATGCCGCAGCCGTGCACCAAGCATTTCACTCGGTCAAAAACGGCGGGCGTGTGACCCTGTTCGGCATTCCCAACGAACCTGTGACCTTCGACCTGGCGAACGAGGTGATCTTCAAGGGCATCCGCGTGTACGGAATTACGGGCAGGAAGCTATTCAGCACCTGGTATCGCATTGCGGGGTTGTTCAAGGCCGGCCTTGACATCCGACCGGTCGTTACACACACCTTCCCATTGGCTGAGTTCGAACAAGGATTTGCATTGGTCAATTCTGGCAAGTGTGGCAAGGTCGTGCTCTTTCCGTGA
- a CDS encoding alcohol dehydrogenase, with amino-acid sequence MKAMQFRKPADLGTAPLSLCERPDPEPGPGEVRVRVRVCAVCRTDLHVIEGELRPKKSPLIPGHQIVGVVDALGPGASTLRIGARVGIAWLRETCRRCRFCNSGRENLCLGARFTGYDDDGGYATVAVAPVQFAYPIPEVFSDEEAAPLLCAGIIGYRALRLSGVRPGQRLGLYGFGAAAHLAIQVARHWDCEVYVCSLRPEHRRMALDMGARWAGEAAAMPPDLLHASIMFAPAGELVAPALRALDRGGTLALAGIHMSPIPSLNYDEEVFGERVIRSVTANTRQDGMDFLDVAARIPIRPQTVRFRLDQANEALQALKAGSINGSGILVTDGDFV; translated from the coding sequence ATGAAGGCCATGCAGTTCCGCAAGCCGGCCGACCTCGGTACAGCGCCACTGTCACTCTGCGAACGACCTGATCCCGAACCTGGACCCGGTGAGGTGCGGGTACGGGTGCGGGTCTGCGCCGTGTGCCGGACAGACCTTCACGTCATCGAGGGCGAGCTCAGACCGAAAAAATCGCCCCTCATTCCTGGACACCAAATCGTTGGGGTAGTCGATGCGCTGGGGCCCGGCGCCTCTACGCTCCGAATTGGAGCGCGCGTTGGAATCGCCTGGCTCCGCGAGACGTGCCGGCGGTGTCGGTTCTGCAACAGCGGACGAGAAAACCTCTGTCTCGGCGCAAGATTTACCGGCTATGACGACGATGGCGGATACGCCACGGTTGCTGTGGCTCCTGTACAATTCGCCTATCCCATTCCGGAGGTCTTCTCGGACGAGGAAGCGGCGCCGCTGCTGTGCGCCGGCATTATCGGGTACCGAGCGCTGCGGCTCAGCGGCGTTCGACCGGGACAACGGCTCGGACTTTACGGTTTCGGGGCCGCGGCCCATCTTGCGATACAGGTGGCTCGCCACTGGGACTGCGAGGTCTACGTGTGCTCGCTTCGGCCTGAACACCGACGGATGGCGTTGGACATGGGGGCGAGATGGGCGGGAGAGGCCGCGGCGATGCCACCGGATCTCCTGCACGCCTCCATCATGTTTGCGCCGGCCGGCGAGTTGGTCGCGCCGGCCCTACGGGCGTTGGATCGCGGAGGAACGTTGGCTCTGGCGGGCATCCACATGAGCCCGATTCCGTCGCTGAACTACGATGAGGAAGTGTTTGGCGAACGGGTCATTCGTAGTGTGACCGCCAATACCCGTCAGGATGGAATGGACTTCCTGGACGTCGCCGCCCGCATTCCGATCCGACCGCAGACCGTACGATTCCGTTTGGATCAGGCCAACGAGGCCTTGCAGGCGCTCAAGGCCGGATCGATTAACGGCTCTGGAATCCTCGTCACGGACGGAGACTTCGTCTGA
- the uge gene encoding NAD-dependent epimerase, with protein sequence MASGPILLTGAAGFIGFHTAKRLLKRADPVVGLDNLSDYYDVRLKEARLAQLSTQRNFRFVKMDLADREGIQALFAESGFRRVVHLAAQAGVRHSLVNPHAYTSANVEGFLNVLEGCRHQKVDHLVFASTSSVYGGNTHMPFSVHDNVDHPVSLYAATKKANELMAHCYAHLYKLPCTGLRFFTVYGPWGRPDMALFLFTKAILEGKPIDVFNHGKMQRDFTYVDDIVEGIVRALDRVAQPNAAWSGAKPDPGTSNAPYRVYNIGNNKPVELLRFIEVLEQTLGKKAEKRLLPLQAGDVPATYADVDDLMRDVGFKPSTSIEVGIARFVEWYRDYYSV encoded by the coding sequence ATGGCTTCTGGACCCATCTTGCTGACGGGCGCGGCGGGCTTTATCGGCTTTCATACGGCCAAACGATTGCTGAAGCGGGCGGATCCCGTCGTTGGTTTGGACAACCTGAGCGACTATTACGACGTCAGATTGAAAGAAGCGCGACTTGCGCAGCTGAGCACACAGAGGAATTTTCGATTCGTCAAAATGGATCTGGCGGATCGCGAGGGGATACAGGCCCTTTTTGCCGAATCCGGCTTTCGCCGGGTGGTGCACTTGGCAGCCCAGGCCGGTGTGCGCCATTCGCTGGTCAACCCCCATGCCTACACCAGCGCCAACGTCGAAGGGTTTCTCAACGTGCTCGAAGGTTGCCGTCACCAGAAGGTCGATCATCTGGTATTTGCGTCGACCAGTTCCGTCTATGGGGGCAACACGCACATGCCCTTCTCGGTGCATGACAATGTCGATCATCCAGTCTCGCTCTATGCGGCCACGAAGAAGGCGAATGAACTGATGGCTCATTGTTACGCCCACTTGTACAAACTCCCCTGTACCGGCCTGCGCTTTTTCACTGTGTACGGACCATGGGGACGTCCCGACATGGCGCTTTTCTTGTTTACGAAAGCGATCCTGGAGGGTAAGCCGATCGACGTCTTCAATCACGGCAAGATGCAGCGCGACTTCACCTATGTTGACGACATCGTGGAAGGGATCGTCCGCGCGTTGGACCGCGTGGCTCAACCGAATGCCGCCTGGTCCGGGGCGAAGCCCGATCCCGGCACTAGTAACGCGCCCTATCGCGTTTACAACATCGGGAACAACAAGCCGGTGGAACTGCTCCGGTTTATCGAAGTGTTGGAGCAGACGCTGGGGAAAAAGGCCGAAAAGCGACTCCTCCCATTGCAAGCGGGCGACGTTCCGGCTACCTATGCCGACGTCGACGATCTGATGCGCGACGTCGGCTTCAAACCGAGCACGTCTATTGAAGTCGGGATTGCCCGATTCGTCGAATGGTACCGCGATTACTACTCGGTGTAA